The following proteins are co-located in the Chryseobacterium daecheongense genome:
- the argS gene encoding arginine--tRNA ligase, translated as MNIKDIIEEKLSEVILNVYQLKDINLEVQENKTEYEGDFTIVTFPLVKQLKKNPESIGVELGESLTAQTDLFESFNVIKGFLNVKVKNQLFVDQFKSISEDFSNIDKKNATVMVEYSSPNTNKPLHLGHIRNNLLGFSVAQILKEAGYDVIKSQIINDRGIHICKSMLAWEKFGNGETPETTHTKGDKFVGNYYVEFDKNYKKEISDLVEQGIGEDQAKKEAPLMKEAQKMLQDWENGDKKVRSLWAEMNSWVYKGFNETYKRLGVDFDQVQYESNTYILGKDLIQEGLDKGILYQKEDGSVWCDLTDEGLDQKLLLRSDGTSVYMTQDLGTAVERFKQNDIQKLIYTVGNEQDYHFQVLFKILKKLGYAWADQLFHLSYGMVELPEGKMKSREGTVVDADDLMQEMYETAKSKAQELGKLETLSDQERESSYETVGLGALKYFMLKVDPKKKMLFNPADSVDFNGNTGPFIQYTYARIQSLLSKANYEYKEASAVELNEFEKELIMLLANYKTIVERAAEALSPALVANYVYDLVKSYNSFYQNQSTPIVKLEEGDLKQTRLNLSDLTAKTIKKSLGLLGIGTVNRM; from the coding sequence ATGAATATTAAAGATATAATAGAGGAAAAACTTTCGGAGGTCATTTTGAATGTATATCAATTGAAAGATATCAACCTTGAAGTTCAGGAAAATAAAACTGAATATGAGGGAGATTTTACAATTGTCACTTTTCCATTGGTAAAGCAGTTGAAAAAAAATCCTGAAAGTATCGGAGTAGAATTAGGAGAATCACTTACTGCACAGACCGACTTGTTTGAAAGCTTTAACGTTATTAAAGGATTTTTGAACGTAAAGGTTAAAAACCAACTCTTTGTAGATCAGTTCAAATCAATAAGTGAAGACTTTTCAAATATTGATAAGAAAAATGCTACAGTTATGGTAGAATATTCTTCGCCAAACACCAATAAACCTCTTCACCTGGGGCATATCAGAAATAATTTGTTAGGGTTTTCTGTGGCCCAGATTTTAAAGGAGGCCGGATATGATGTGATCAAGTCGCAGATCATTAATGACAGGGGAATTCATATTTGTAAATCAATGCTGGCTTGGGAAAAATTTGGAAATGGAGAAACTCCTGAGACCACTCATACCAAGGGAGATAAGTTCGTTGGAAACTATTATGTAGAATTTGATAAAAACTATAAAAAAGAAATCTCTGATCTTGTAGAACAGGGAATAGGGGAGGATCAGGCTAAAAAAGAAGCTCCTTTGATGAAAGAAGCTCAAAAAATGTTGCAGGATTGGGAAAATGGTGATAAGAAGGTAAGAAGTTTATGGGCAGAAATGAACAGCTGGGTTTATAAAGGTTTTAATGAAACCTATAAAAGATTGGGAGTTGATTTTGACCAGGTTCAATACGAAAGCAATACTTATATTTTAGGTAAAGATCTTATTCAGGAAGGACTTGATAAAGGGATTTTGTATCAGAAAGAAGACGGATCGGTTTGGTGTGACCTGACGGATGAGGGATTGGATCAAAAGCTTTTATTGCGTTCGGATGGAACATCAGTTTATATGACTCAGGATTTGGGGACCGCAGTAGAACGATTCAAGCAGAATGATATTCAGAAACTAATTTATACTGTAGGGAATGAGCAGGATTATCATTTCCAGGTGTTGTTCAAGATATTGAAAAAACTGGGTTATGCGTGGGCCGATCAGCTGTTCCATTTATCATATGGAATGGTGGAACTTCCGGAAGGAAAAATGAAATCCCGTGAAGGAACTGTAGTAGATGCTGATGATCTGATGCAGGAAATGTACGAAACAGCTAAATCAAAGGCTCAGGAATTAGGAAAACTTGAAACGCTTTCGGATCAAGAAAGAGAATCTTCTTATGAAACTGTTGGGTTAGGTGCATTGAAGTATTTTATGCTTAAAGTAGATCCAAAGAAAAAAATGCTATTTAATCCGGCGGATAGTGTTGATTTCAATGGAAACACGGGACCATTCATTCAGTATACATATGCCCGTATTCAGTCCTTATTGTCAAAAGCTAACTATGAATATAAAGAAGCTTCTGCAGTAGAGCTGAATGAATTTGAAAAAGAGCTAATCATGTTACTGGCGAATTATAAAACTATTGTAGAAAGAGCTGCCGAGGCATTAAGTCCTGCTCTTGTCGCTAATTATGTTTACGATTTGGTAAAATCTTATAATTCATTTTATCAGAATCAAAGTACACCGATTGTAAAACTTGAAGAAGGAGATTTAAAACAAACCCGTTTAAATTTATCTGATCTGACGGCAAAAACTATAAAAAAATCTTTAGGGTTACTGGGAATAGGAACCGTAAACAGAATGTAA